Genomic DNA from Setaria italica strain Yugu1 chromosome V, Setaria_italica_v2.0, whole genome shotgun sequence:
ATAAATTACACCTCAAAATATCCTTCTTCCAGTTTGAGTGCACTAAGTTCACCCATTAGATAGGTTTCATGTCTGCACCTGCTGGTTCAGCATCATTAATGGCATTTCATTTGTCTTTTGCACTCATTCGTATGTATATGTAATTAATCCTTAAATAACTGATTCAAGATTTACTCCTTGTTGTATTGTTGCAAACATGCCCGAATAATCTgttttaccaaaaaaaaatagaggccCTTTACTTCCCCTATTACTTTTAGATGATTGATTCGAGAAAATCAAAATGATATGCCTAGAATCTTATCTTATCAATCTGAAAGGGCATCCAGGTCCACAAAAAATATTAGTCTATATCTTGTCTAATTGGATGAGTCCTAGTGCCCTGCACTCGACCTAGTGGCTTCCTGGAATTTGAGAATAATTTACTTGGTCAATCCAAGTTCCAGGCACTTGTTTTTGTCCCTTGTTTGTGCAGTGTTATCAGGACATTATTTTATAGTATACATTTTCTTTGATTGGAAggtctctttttcttttctgatcATAAGAACAGTAGAACAGAAGTGCTTCTCTGTCCTGGAGAAAGTTGTAGTCTCCAGCATGCATGTTTTATTTTTACTATGGTGCATGTTTTACAAATTAAGCTTATTTTGAGAAACTAATCCAAATGCTTTCCAAAAGAAGTAACTTGTCTGTGTTATGCTTCCCCCCACAGCTTTGAGAAGAACCCACGCTTGGAAGGTCCAGAACTACAAGGCCTGGCCGTATATGACACCAACTGCTAGAAGGCAACATGAACAGAAGACTGGCTAGAGAAAGTAATGGGCGTACAAGGTTACTGAAAATCGGGTGATATAGATTGTGTTAGGTCTGGTTCTGCTGCCACTATGTAATCCTTCCTGCATAGCTCTTATTTGCAACTTGCTTTCTGCAAGAAAGTTGCTGTATGTTTTAGCAGAATGCTTTCTGTCCGTGAAAGTACACTTGAAACTGCTTATGACTGAAATGATATTGTCATTTTCCCTGCCACGAGTTTTTACTTCCTTGTGTTGTATTGACCAAATTTTTGGGAAGTACAACTCATTGTGAATTAGCCTATATCTGACTACCTGTTGTGGCAAATTCATGGAAAGATGTCTTGGTATTGATTGAACATTAAGGTAGTAGATCTTGAAGTTTAAGAGGAGCTGCTGTTTACTGCAAGCTAAACACCATCTACTCTTGTTGGCCTGACTTCACAGTCCAAACAAAGTTTGGCAAACATAGGTAGCTGCACTTGTACAGTGCATAATCATTGAATTGCTGGTAGGTATACAATGTACATTGAAATTGAATTGGTCTGCCAACAGCTTGAATTGTTCGTCTTCCTTGACCCGAAGTAGATCGAGTTGGTGAATCAAGTCAATACCAGTGTACTCCTGTCCAGTATACTATACTGATGGTGCCAACCTAAGTACCTAACCTGCCAACCGAGTTAATTTTAGGAAACGGAGGAGGAACAGGAGCATTCCCTTCATGCTAACATGCGATGAAAAATTGTTGGTGGCCGCCGTGACTCCGACCCAGTGTTTGCAACGATCAGGCTGAGGTGTGTGATTTCTACAGCCACCGCAGCCGCGCCGGAACGCAGACAAGAGACaagcggcgacgagggcggtggcgttgacagaggaagaggtttgtccgaagaagaagaggaacagaAGCTACAGAAGCCAACAGGACCCTCACCGTCTCCGTTGGTGCTTCTCTGCGAAAGGCAGGCCCGTGGCCCGGCGAAGGGCGCTGTGGTCCGGAGGAATCTTCTGGGGGCGTGGAATCGGTGGAGGGTAACGCGGGACGCACGCCGGCGAAGGTAGCGGTGGTCTTCGGGCAGCAGCGCAGCGTCGCCTGTCGCCGGATGcatttgccgccgccgccgaatgTTTTTGCAGAACAGCCCCTGCTGGTTGCAAATACCACCCTGGTTTGGATCGcaattaataatcgcgatccggtTGTTTTCAAATTGCCCCCgagtatttaaaaaaaaaccctaatttggatcgcgattaatattCGCGATACGATTATTTGCATATTGCCCCAGTTAGtttcaaataaccccctaatttggatcgcgattaatagtcgcgatccgatTAGTTACACATTGACCCCTAATATTTACAAATGTACCCCTAGTTTGCATCACGATCATTAATCGCGATTCAAATATTTTGCAAATGGCCCCCTGTCTTGGTATGTCTTACTGGCcgtccaccgccggccgccgccgccgtgctcgcggCCGGAATCGGGAAGCTCCTCCGTCACCCTCCCAAACCCCAGCTCAAGCGCTCCGCTCCGTCCCTCTTTGTCTCCCTCAGCAAAAAGACCGGAGGCGCTCGCTTCGTCGGCAGCCGAAGCCGAGGACCTGAGACGAGCGAGCAGCCACAGCTTTGAGCTCGCGCGGAGGCAAGGAATGTCCGccggccgtcggccgccgcggcccgcaGGTGCGCACTGCATCTTATCCGTCACATAGCCGACGGCTTCTCGAGCGTGAGCTTAACCTTGCCCTTATTAGGGACGACGGCGTCGAGCCCGAAATGAATTCGGCCGTGCTGAGCCACCTCGAGCCCGAAAGGACACGAGGCCGTGGCCGTGCCAGTACGAGCCGAGCGCGGTCGCCAGGCTCTCCACCTGGCAACTAGCCAGCCAACCAACCAGCATCCCCACACCCCCACGGAGCAGCGAGGCATGCTCCTGCTGCGGCGCCTGGCCGGGGCGGCCCGCCGGCGGGGACTCGCGGCGCGAGGCCTCGCGTCGGGGGCCCCGCGAGAGGCGGCGGACGCCGTGGTGGTGGGCGCGGGCGTCGTCGGCCTCGCGGTGGCGCGCGCGCTGGCGATGGCCGGCCGCGAGGTGGTCGTGGTCGAGGCGGGCCCCAGCTTCGGCACCGGCACAAGCTCCCGCAACAGCGAGGTCATCCACGCCGGCATCTACTACCCGCCGCGCAGCCTCAAGGTGCGCGCGCCTCCTTCGTTGCCTTGCCGAATTCAGCACACCGCAGGCTGCAGTGCGCACGGATCCTAATTTTTAGCGCAGCTTCGACTTGAATTGTGAGTATGATTGTGTATGAGTACCGCAAGGTATCATTTCTACCGCACAGAGTTGCAAACTCAGGTGTTAGTAGTATCACTTCCACTTCAGTCAATTGGAAGAGTGTTGCGCAGTGGTGGGGCCACAGGTAACATTTAGTGATGCACCATGGATATATGGATGTAATGTAGCTATGAAATTCGGTTCCAGATGGCACCTTACCTGACACATTCTTATTCGCGGGTTGAACCTTTTGTGCTTGGTAGGAATTGGGGCTTGTACGGGTTGCTTCACTGGAATCACAGAAATGTGTTGAATTTAGTGATTTGCAGTTGAGCTGTATGAATCATGTCTTCTCTGGAAAGTGCTAGGCTAGGTCTTATTCTGCAGAAAACTAAGATCAGTTCTCACCATGTTAGACAATTGTCAGTGGTCAGAGCGTTTGCACAGGTGCTGTGCTTTGGAATTTTAGACTGTTCCATGAATATCAACATAAGAACTTATGCATCTATTGCTAAATAAATATAACTTCAAagtgcacaaaaaaaaaattatgcagaGCCCTATCACATTAGTGTGTTACTGATTCTACCTGCGGGTTGCTTCTTGTAGGCTAGGCTTTGTGTAAGGGGAAAGGAAATGCTCTACAAGTACTGTGCAGAACGAGGGGTTGCACACAAACAACTCGGTAAACTCATTGTTGCAACTGGTGCTGCAGAGACCGGAAAGCTGGATATGCTCCTCAGGAATGCTAATGAAAATGGGGTCAATGATCTCCAGTTGATGGAGGGTTCTCAAGCTATGGAGCTGGAACCTGAGCTTCGTTGTCTTAAAGCTTTACTGTCACCTAGTACTGGGATAGTTGACTCTCATTCATTCATGCTCTCCCTTTTGGTACTTGACCGTCAGATAAATCAGTTCTTGAATTTGAAGTAAAAGCTTTGTTATCACTCTAAATTTGCTCGCGCTGttatttattttgattgtttCTGTGATGCAGGCTGATGCTGAAAACTTGGGAACAACCATATCCTATAACACTGCAGTTATCGGTGGGCAGGTTGGATATGAAGGCCTCGAACTCCATATTTGTGAAAGCAAAGAACTGCAGAACCATCCTGTAGGGTCACATGTGACCCCACAGCTTGTTTTGCTCCCAAAGCTTCTGATAAACTCAGCAGGTTTGAGTGCAGTTCCACTTGCCAAACAATTTCATGGTCTTGACCAAGCATTTGTGCCCAACCCTCATTATGCTCGTGGATGTTACTTCACCCTCTCTCAAACGAAGAGTCCTTTCAGCCACTTGATATATCCTCTACCAGAGGATGGTGGTATAGGGGTCCATGTCACAATTGACTTGAATGGCCAAGTTAGATTTGGCCCAGATGTTGAATGGCTAGATGGTGGAGAGGATCCTGTGTCATGTTTTCTAAATAGGTAAGCCACTGCAAACGTGTCTATGCTTGATATTAAACCATGCCACTGTTTTGAAGCAAGAGTAACCCAAGAAGTGGAATTATGTTTCCTATTCCTTTTCATGCCGGTGAAATTTTCAGGCTCTGTTTAGGCACACACACTTGGTTTCTCAGTCCATAACCAAAGAAGGCTGTAATAAGTTATTCTAGATGCCACCAGTAACTGGCATGCACAGAAGGCCAAAGCTAGTATTCTTAATTTGCCAATACTAGTAGTGCATGATAAAATTTGCAGCAACTAACTAGTGATGGTAAGCTATAGGTATCTGTGCACATAATTGAACCTGTGTTTTCAGTGGAAATTTCAAAATGCAATTGGTTGCAGTATAATGTTTCTAGTGTGTATTACTATTAGCATGATTTATGGAGCCAACACAGTAGAGCTTTTTCGAAATTATTAGGCTGTTTATAACTTGGTCTGTCTTCATCAGATTTGATTACTCAGTCAACCCCACCCGATGTTCTGTATTTTACCCTGTGGTAAGGAAGTATTTCCCAAATCTCAAGGACGGGTCATTGGAACCTGGTTATTCTGGGATTAGACCAAAGCTTTCTGGTCCTGGACAGCCTCCTTCGGATTTTGTCATTCAGGTGCTTTTCTGGTAGCATACGTTTGGAATTTTGATTGGCATCTTCTCTAGatcagctccaaaaaaaaaaattctcgtgCTTTCATGCCCATTCATGACTGATTAAGTTGAACGACTGCAGGGGCAGGATATCCATGGTATTACTGGGCTGGTTAACTTGTTCGGAATAGAATCCCCTGGTTTGACATCAAGCTTGTCCATTGCAGAACACATTGTTTCGAGATATTTGTGATGGGAGTCTCCTAAGTCCTAGATAACACTTCATTGTTGCATTGAAGAATGATGAACCTGGCGTATCAGGACTAGGGTTCACCTTATAAAGTGATCCAGTAAAGAGTATTTTGAGCTGTTTTCTTTTGATCTTTTGGATTCTTGTTGCTGTGTACATGTTGGAATTTCAAATTCGTTGGAAGTTTCAAAGAAAAATCAACACGATCAGGATTGAAGTGGCACGGCACTTTTTGGGTATGCAAACCTGACCGATATGTGGTGTTTGTTCGGCAAAATGTAATGTAATCAAATTACGGATGGTAATTAATCATGTTACAGCTGTTTGTTTTCACCCATCCGTAATCAGCTAACGCTGTAATCAAATCTCCATGCTATACAAGCTTCTTACCACCCCTTCCCTCTGTAATCAGAAAACAAAAGTTGTTTTTGCAAATTAGAAGAAACATATTATTTGATTACGTTACCGTAGTTGAACCATCCCATACTATTGTAATAGCTCATTCCATACTTGAAAGCATTGCAATCCCATtccatttgcatttgcattgccGTTCTACGAACCAAACACCATGTTCTTATCGGATTAGCTTGCATTTACAAGAGAGCTTTCAGAATGATAAATAAACAATGCAATGCAATAGCTCTCTTTTGGGTTGTGTAAATTCTGTTAAATCCTCATATTTTGTTATACTTCGATTTGAGCTCTACGATAGACGGGACAACTCCACTTCTAGTCGTGCAACAGAAAATGCGATCAAGCCAACAATTAGGTAGTATTGCCTCTGCGTTGCTTGCTGATCTCCAAATACAGGTCAAGAAACTACAGTTCAAACGTGCAAATTTGGCAGCACCGCAGAATAAAGAACAATGAATGAAGACATGGCCCATTGAATTGAACCATACAGAATCCAATTCCTCATATATATCAAAGTTACTCTTACAGCATATCCTACTTCTGTTTGCCCGACAATTTAACAAAGAGATCTAGTAGCTCTTGCAGAGGGCTAAGAATACAGGCAAGTATTTTAGGATTCAAGAAGAGCTGTCCAACCGCCAGTTTCCAAGTGTTTTAGTTTCCATTTTACCGCCAGTTGCAGTACTTCACTTTTTCTCCCTTTGTCAATCATTCATATCATCTGAAGTTTGAAGAATGAGGGTAAGCAAAAATTAATAGGTCAACACAACAGAAAAGGGTTGTGGGCACATTATTACCTCACCGCTTCCTTTGTGCTCGCCACTTATAAACAGGCTGTGATGTTGGATTCACTGTCTCATCTTCACGGAgtttcctcttgtgtccaggtTTCTGCCAAGTATTAGATAAGTCGTGAAGAGTGAAACAGTACAAATATTTCTGCACATTCTAAATAAGTAGCAAACAACATTTCACCATCACAAGCTGCCTGTAAATTGACCCAAAGTAGTTGGTTTATAGATCCCAAAATAGGCTAGTTTAGGCAAACAGCTGCCAAAGCCCAAAATATGAAAGAGACCAACTGATTGACTGgagttcaaattttattttactTGTAAAGACAGAATATGAAATTTATTCAACAGAGCACAAAAGTACATACAGCAACAACCATTGCCATGTTAAGATGGAAAAAAGCCAAATTCCAACTGACATTCATTGCGTTGTTTTTGTTCCCTTTGATCTAGCAGAGTGAGCAACTAGATTTTTTGGTCTATTCATGGTAACTTGAGGCTGCCAGTGACTTGAAAACAAAGCCCATATGATAGTGAAAGTTCCTTTCAGAAACATGCTGGAAAATGGAGCTAAGACTAAAACTAGTAACCTAGTAGCAAATCATTCAGCCAGCCTCTACAGAATTATCATTTCTTTCCCAAGCGAGTTGAGCGACTGAGTGAGCAACTTAGATCATAATACGCCAATAGCATTTTGTCAGACTTGTGGCTACCACCAACTAAAGGAAGGTTACATTCTACTGATACTAAAGAATTTTAGTTCCAAATTGACTGGTAGCATCAACCCGGTCACATATTGTTTCAATTAAACCCTTAAAAAGTAAAACCCAAGCAAACTAAAAATTCAAAATATAACTGATGCAATACCTTCAATTCTTTTTGCAAGGCCATGTCTCCATACAATTTCTCAAGCTTTTGAAGCCTCTGCTTCCTCTCATCTAACTCCCTGTATGAAGAAGCTGTTTTCCTAGAGGGGTGAGGGGAAAAGGCAAGTATTAGACAAGAGCAGATAAGTCTACCATGTAGCCGTCAATGAAATAAACTGCACAATATCATAATCCCATGTCACATATAGAATATGACAACTGATTAGTTTACTGGTTAAATGGACACAAATATGAATAAGACGGACTAAAAAGTGAAAAATGACTCTCCATAAGCATGATGCAAGTAAGTGCAGCTATAAAGGTAACAGTGTAACACATATGCCCTATTAAAAAGAGAAGTGTGTATTACTTCTTTATACGAGAAGGGATGTTGTCAAAACTAGGCATGTTGCTGCTTTCTCCTATCCTGGATCGTATTTCTTTGGCTTCTTCTCTGATACAAAAGAGCAAGCCATCTCAATACTGACACAAGCTTAAATAGCAGACAATTCCAAAATGGTAAGCAAAACGAACACATTAATTATACCTGTCTTCAGCAAAATAAACATGCTTGTTTGGACGCTTGGTATCCAATTCATGAAGTGTTGAGCTTAACTTCTCGATTTTCTATGAAGTGGTCCCATCCAAATTAAAACAGAATACAGCTTCAGCGACAAGAACAAAACTGTAGTTATTTGCAATGAATACTATAGAAGTCATCACAAACCTTTTTTTCACTTTGAATACTCTGAAAGATATATCCCATATCTTTATTTTTCAACAATAGAAGTTCCTCTTCggtatacttattatcttcaggCCTAACAAAACGTACAGCAAAGTCAAAATTGAAACATAGGTCCAGACCAAACCTTTACAATAGTGAGTCTGACCGAGGGCAGAGGGACTGCATTGTACATACTTTGGCCTATGAACTCCACCAACAGTCCTATTGTTGATCATCTTAAAGTAGAACTCATCTGGATTCCTGAATGCTGCCTTCTCCCTCAGTTTCTGCAATCAATCACAAACAACAGGCACCTTAGATGATGACAGTTACAGCATCTTAACCATGAACTACCATAAGTACAGTAGAGAGTAGACTAAAGCTGCAGATATTTAAACAGCTAATAACATGCTAAAGGTATCTAAACCTGATACAACACGCAAATTCTCCACTTCCTAAGCACTAGACACAAGCATAAAAAGAAGCAATACCGCGATAATTTTCTCCTTGCGGTGGTAAGCTGTCGCCCGGACGACATAGTCCTTGTGCTTCTCAAGAATCCCAAACTTCTTCCTCGCCTCCCTGCAAAACCCCACCCAGACCCCCAATTCAGCTCCCAAATTTCGACGGACGGCGGCGCCATGCCGCTCAAATTCGAATTACAAAATAGGGAGCATCTGCGGGCGGAGAAACTTACGGCTGTGCACGCTCCTTGTGAGCCCGCCGCGGAATCGCGTTCCGCAGCGACGacatcttcctctctctcctgttGCTTCCGATGGAGCACGAGGGATCGGCGGAGGAGAGGATTTGGGAGAAGAGCTGCCGGGGAGGAATCAGCCGCAGCCGAGCTAGGGTTCGGGGGGTTTGGCTTTGGGTTACGGTCTGAACCGGCCCATTAAAGGCCCATTTGTATGTCTATTGGTCCTTTTTACACTGCGCGAGCCGTTCGTTCAATTCACAAATCTCGATGTGTCCATGGTTTAATGGAATTTTCTATTCCTTTCAAAAAACCACAAAAAAAGTCTTCCAATAAAATGACAGTTCAGTTTGGTGACGAAATAAATCATAGCCGCAACTGAATTATCTGCATAAATACACGCACAAAAAATGGCCGATGAAACTGTATGCGTGTATTATCCTTCTCTCTGCGCTCTGCTTCTCGGTTACAAATTAAAATTCTGACAGGAAACGAATCTGTCATGTTGCTGATGCTGCTCCTATTTGCATTCCTGATCAAATAATATTTTACAACCAATTTTCAAAGCTGCAACTCCAAAATGCTGCAGTCGATTCGCAACATCTCTATTCTAACCATCTCAGACGGACAATTGGCTGGGAAGTGACGGATTCAGCTCAGGAGACCAGATCCCCACTGGCTCATCTGCCGTTCTAGGCTCCCAGCTCGAGTCTCAGGCTTCAGAATGGAAAGATCTCCTGTTGAGGCTGCAGTATTTTTACCCCTGCCACTGGCGGTGTTGTTGGTCAGCAACTCGGCATCAATACCATGGCGAACATCCTCATACTGCTTTCGGCTGAACCTGTTCGAAGTCAAACACCTCAAACATCAAGCGCCGCACGTCAGGTTTGCCATACACACAGTATGCAAGCCCGTGTAACGCTTGCTGGACAGAGGTTGTTGAAGGATTCCTGAGACGTCGGTTGTGTTCAAATTTCTCTTGCACCGATTCCCCATAGATAACGTAGTGGTGCAGGTGCTTGTCCCGCAGGTATCGTCCGCAATACTTGTTCATCAACATCCTCCTATGCTTCTCCGCCAACCACCTGCCTGGTGCATCTAGATGCTTCATGAGCAGCCTCTCAGCCAGCACAAGATCCTGGCAACAAAGATGCTCAGATCTTCAGTATGACGTTGGCCCATTGGACAGCGGTAAGATGCTGCAAACATTATAAGAAGACGCAACATACCTGAATCTTCTGGCCAACATATTCGAGTCGCTCAAAACAGAATCTTGGATGCTCAAACTTATGTTTTGACGGGTGCAAAAAGCAGAGCTGCAAGAAAACAAGTCACCATGATGGTATCACTTCTCATATTGCAAAATTAGTGTAAACAACACatattaaataattaaattttGACATAATTCTTCCTTGCAAATGAAATCTAAACATAGCTCTCTTAGTTACTAGGTACTACAGAGCTTATCTGTGAACTGAGCTGTGGCACTAGAATTCGTAATTTCTCTCTTGAAAACAACACACTAATTGAAGTGGCCAGGCAGGTTTCTCTATTCTATTTTATGAACAGAATATGGAGAACCATTTGTTTACTACAGTCTACAGAACAGCAACATCTTCCACTCGATGCTCAAGAATTATCAGCCTTTTGATTTCCTTTTCTGATTTATGGTTCATGTTAATTGTTGCAGGAAACAGAGTTTGCAGACATGCTTTGCACATAGTCAAAGGAACGTGAAAGGAATGACacaagggaagaaaaaaaatatggactAGGAACATCAAATTACCTGTAGACCAAGTCCAAGCTCTATATTCCTTGCTTCTGTGATTTCAGGAATTCTGTCATTCATGGGCAAGGGATATCCTAGGGTGTTCATGACCTTGGGTCTACTGTCAAAATCCCAAATGTTTCCTCTGAAACGATGCATGCCTGGTGGCACACAAGCTCGGAAAAGCCTCGGATGAGCGAAAAGGGCATCTGGTGGTGGCTGCATGAAATTTAACAATTCAGAACAAAGTAAAGGGTGATGATAAGGAACCAACAATTGTAAGAGCCATTACCCTGTAGGCAGCAACATCCTGCCATGTGAGTTGTCTCTTTTCAAACTCCACTGAGACATAATCAACATCTTCTAGTTGGCGCCTCAATTTTGGCTGACAGCTCTCATCATCAGGGTCCATCCCAAATGCCTCAAAAAGGACTCGATAGACTTCGGGCATCCCAAAGCACAAATATATAGCCCCAAATAATGCCCAGAATACAGCCCTGAGACACAAATAGACATTTTAATAAAATGTACTCAAACAAGCAACGCAGATTGCTGTAAGAAATCCTAAACTCATAAAGAATGTGCAATACAATACATGGAATCAGCGTGAAGATGTGAAGATAAGACTATGAGCTCCATATTCTCATGGTACTCCGTTTTCTATAGTGGAAAGAGTACATAGCAATACACTATAAGGGATGGAATATAGCAAATAGTGTATTAGTACTATAACATTTAGGCATGCATAGAGACAGCTCCACCATGAAGGCTGCAGACATAGTATTGGACAGGTAACACTGAATTATACAGTGACACAGAGGGGAAATGACTAATCCTTTTCATCCTCCTGTTCATGCTACCATGCTTCAAAGCTAACAAAATACATTCAGAAAGTCGATTACCAATTTGTAAAGAGGTTAACAAGACATAAAGCACTGACAAGATACAGCTATCAGGATATTGTTTTCACTAATTTTGAAGATGCACGACTGTATTTTTTAAGTGGGTGTAGCTAAGCCCAATCTCACTCAAATCTTTACCACTAATACTGTTGTCTCCTGTAAATCGCAATGTAACTACTCAGAAAAAATATGGCTGCTTCATCATGCACACACCGACCAGTAACAAATCAAATTATCTTAGCTTATGGTCAGATACAAGATTCCAATTTCTATGCTTCCAGTAGCACATTTTCAGCATAACAAAGAAACCCATACTTTCAGTAAATGGATAAGAAGACAGAACACTCACTTGGATGGCGGCTCCCGGTCCTTGCGTATCATCTTATCCAAATCATCATAAGGGAACACCAAGTTGTGC
This window encodes:
- the LOC101774496 gene encoding probable U3 small nucleolar RNA-associated protein 11; translated protein: MSSLRNAIPRRAHKERAQPEARKKFGILEKHKDYVVRATAYHRKEKIIAKLREKAAFRNPDEFYFKMINNRTVGGVHRPKPEDNKYTEEELLLLKNKDMGYIFQSIQSEKKKIEKLSSTLHELDTKRPNKHVYFAEDREEAKEIRSRIGESSNMPSFDNIPSRIKKKTASSYRELDERKQRLQKLEKLYGDMALQKELKKPGHKRKLREDETVNPTSQPVYKWRAQRKR
- the LOC106804356 gene encoding L-2-hydroxyglutarate dehydrogenase, mitochondrial, producing MLLLRRLAGAARRRGLAARGLASGAPREAADAVVVGAGVVGLAVARALAMAGREVVVVEAGPSFGTGTSSRNSEVIHAGIYYPPRSLKARLCVRGKEMLYKYCAERGVAHKQLGKLIVATGAAETGKLDMLLRNANENGVNDLQLMEGSQAMELEPELRCLKALLSPSTGIVDSHSFMLSLLADAENLGTTISYNTAVIGGQVGYEGLELHICESKELQNHPVGSHVTPQLVLLPKLLINSAGLSAVPLAKQFHGLDQAFVPNPHYARGCYFTLSQTKSPFSHLIYPLPEDGGIGVHVTIDLNGQVRFGPDVEWLDGGEDPVSCFLNRFDYSVNPTRCSVFYPVVRKYFPNLKDGSLEPGYSGIRPKLSGPGQPPSDFVIQGQDIHGITGLVNLFGIESPGLTSSLSIAEHIVSRYL
- the LOC101774090 gene encoding ribonuclease III domain-containing protein RNC1, chloroplastic encodes the protein MAPPAMAFQVLTLTPLPLSLPSSNRRFRVRVLAVAADQTPPPPPVPPSEPANSPSRLLRELAQRKKAVSPKKKHPPRRFILKPPLDDERLTRRFLSSPQLSLKALPLLSSCLPSAPLSTADRTWMDEYLLEAKQALGYPLAPSETLGEGDDCPARHFDVLLYLAFQHLDPSCERTRTRHVRNGHSRLWFLGQYVLELAFCEFFLQRYPRESPGPMRERVFALIGKKVLPKWLKAASLHNLVFPYDDLDKMIRKDREPPSKAVFWALFGAIYLCFGMPEVYRVLFEAFGMDPDDESCQPKLRRQLEDVDYVSVEFEKRQLTWQDVAAYRPPPDALFAHPRLFRACVPPGMHRFRGNIWDFDSRPKVMNTLGYPLPMNDRIPEITEARNIELGLGLQLCFLHPSKHKFEHPRFCFERLEYVGQKIQDLVLAERLLMKHLDAPGRWLAEKHRRMLMNKYCGRYLRDKHLHHYVIYGESVQEKFEHNRRLRNPSTTSVQQALHGLAYCVYGKPDVRRLMFEVFDFEQVQPKAV